The following coding sequences lie in one Desmodus rotundus isolate HL8 chromosome 1, HLdesRot8A.1, whole genome shotgun sequence genomic window:
- the C1H16orf90 gene encoding uncharacterized protein C16orf90 homolog, whose protein sequence is MAEGCLPWPEGMAWPLDLPQGTLNPDNSHHSALLEAQLPRDSLGNTASSPGMDLAEGTLSQPGTSESLAFRPKRSWEASEESKCPLCKRTRSGPMERPQGSQGQGWFS, encoded by the exons ATGGCAGAGGGCTGCCTCCCATGGCCTGAGGGCATGGCCTGGCCCCTGGACCTGCCACAGGGGACTCTGAACCCAGATAACAGCCACCACTCAGCCCTTCTGGAAGCTCAACTGCCCAGGGACAGCCTGGGAAATACAG CTTCCAGTCCTGGCATGGATCTAGCCGAGGGCACCCTCTCCCAGCCTGGTACCTCTGAAAGCTTGGCATTCAGACCCAAGAGGTCCTGGGAGGCCTCAGAGGAGTCCAAATGTCCACTGTGCAAGAGAACCCGCTCTGGGCCTATGGAGAGGCCGCAGGGatcccagggccagggctggttCTCATAG